In a single window of the Elaeis guineensis isolate ETL-2024a chromosome 4, EG11, whole genome shotgun sequence genome:
- the LOC105044140 gene encoding uncharacterized protein isoform X2 — protein sequence MHRLIQNERRLESNSTIAAFAELAVFGKPGRSIYLSPGHTFSLPPPQNPCPLFLFSGTRMADEKVKPVKKEEEEVDDDDDNIPIAASRAKPVKKEEPKEEKDDDDHLPLVLSKNKKRKPDAPSKPKKGKLDGEEDQKIKKKGVGKSNAARSKAKKEDLEEQDEKADKKKKKKKKVEEQKVVGKKGRGATSSWKEKKVYDLPGQKHDPPEERDPLRIFYETLYQQVPNSEMAAFCFGSDGMISNAFPACSIGSCGLYTSSWHVAVPVPGEHATST from the exons ATGCACCGCTTGATTCAAAACGAACGTCGATTAGAGTCCAATTCCACCATCGCTGCTTTCGCAGAACTAGCAGTGTTTGGAAAGCCCGGGCGCTCTATTTATCTCTCTCCGGGTCACACTTTTTCCCTCCCCCCTCCCCAAAACCCTtgtcctctcttcctcttttcagGAACAAGAATGGCTGATGAAAAGGTAAAGCCggtgaagaaggaagaggaggaagtgGACGACGACGATGATAATATCCCCATCGCCGCTTCCAGGGCGAAGCCCGTAAAGAAAGAAGAACCCAAAGAGGAGAAGGACGACGACGATCATCTCCCTCTAGTCCTCTCCAAGAACAAGAAGAGGAAACCCGATGCGCCCTCGAAGCCCAAGAAAGGAAAGCTGGACGGAGAGGAGGATCAGAAG ataaagaagaagggCGTGGGGAAGAGTAATGCAGCACGTTCTAAAGCTAAGAAAGAAGATTTAGAAGAACAAGACGAGAAGGCGGATAAG aagaagaagaaaaagaagaaggtagAGGAGCAGAAGGTGGTCGGGAAGAAGGGCAGGGGGGCTACTTCTTCTTGGAAGGAGAAGAAGGTGTATGATTTGCCGGGTCAGAAGCACGACCCACCGGAGGAA CGTGACCCGTTGAGGATTTTCTATGAGACGCTGTACCAGCAGGTGCCCAACAGCGAGATGGCCGCATTCTG TTTTGGTTCGGACGGCATGATAAGTAATGCCTTTCCTGCATGTAGCATTGGATCTTGCGGGCTGTATACTAGTTCTTGGCATGTTGCTGTGCCAGTGCCCGGAGAGCATGCCACCAGCACATGA
- the LOC105044138 gene encoding peptidyl-prolyl cis-trans isomerase Pin1 — MASEQQVRASHILIKHEGSRRKASWKDPDGRIICATTRDAAVRQIRALRDDILDGKVRFEDVAARHSDCSSAKRGGDLGRFGKGQMQKPFEEATFALKVGEMSDIVDTDSGVHIILRTG; from the exons atggCATCGGAGCAGCAGGTGAGGGCTTCGCACATCCTGATAAAGCACGAGGGTTCGCGGCGGAAGGCCTCCTGGAAGGACCCCGACGGCCGCATCATCTGCGCCACCACCAGGGACGCTGCCGTCCGCCAGATCCGCGCCCTCCGTGATGATATCCTCGACGGCAAGGTCCGCTTTGAGGACGTCGCTGCCCGCCACTCAGACTGCAGCTCCGCCAAGCGCGGCGGCGATCTAG GTCGTTTCGGGAAGGGACAGATGCAGAAGCCCTTTGAAGAAGCTACCTTTGCCCTCAAAGTGGGCGAGATGAGCGACATTGTAGACACAGACAGCGGCGTCCATATCATCCTGAGAACTGGCTGA
- the LOC105044139 gene encoding uncharacterized protein, which produces MTTLWHTKLGCSFRGLLQRGLPENITDSMTFCSVSKILCSLSLFHTIVSLSVRVKGIGFASFWCITQLSLLKLQRWKGFLLIYVGGDGASCIKHMCGHTACTWSFEESLCSHNFVNLPNNSLKVHTVAVSKLISSPKSCDKMDIAMHVLGCRGHPFLFFGVRCLTMLGHW; this is translated from the exons ATGACAACCCTCTGGCATACCAAACTTGGGTGTAGTTTCAGAGGTCTACTTCAAAGAGGTCTTCCAGAAAATATCACTGACAGTATGACTTTTTGCTCGGTTTCAAAAATCTTATGCTCTCTATCTCTCTTTCACACCATAGTTAGCCTCTCAGTTAGGGTGAAAGGGATTGGATTTGCAAGCTTTTGGTGTATCACACAGCTTTCACTCTTAAAGCTTCAAAGGTGGAAAG GGTTTTTGTTGATATATGTTGGAGGTGATGGGGCTTCTTGCATAAAGCACATGTGTGGCCACACTGCATGTACATGGAGTTTTGAGGAG TCTCTTTGCAGTCACAATTTTGTGAATTTACCAAACAATAGCCTGAAAGTTCATACTGTAGCAGTATCCAAGTTGATATCTTCTCCCAAGTCATGTGACAAGATGGACATAGCCATGCATGTACTTGGATGCAGAGGCCACCCTTTTCTGTTCTTTGGGGTCAGATGCCTAACCATGCTGGGCCATTGGTGA